The following DNA comes from Noviherbaspirillum sp. L7-7A.
GATGTACTCGACTGGATAAAACTCATTTTTCCTCGCAATCATGTTCATTAACATGCGGGAACATTGCTTGTTATACTGTCCTGGTAACTTGGATGCAGCCATTTTAATAGGCAGTATTCTGGAACCACACCGTTATCGCGGTCATCAAAATTATTTTTAAGTCTAAGAGGATTGACCAATTTTCTATGTAATGGATGTCTGAGTCCACACGACGACGCATTTTATCCGGGCAGTTGATCTCACCGCGTAATCCGTTTACCTGCGCCCAGCCCGTTATGCCTGGTTTTACATTATGTCTTGCAAAATACTCACAAATAATTGATCCGTATTCCACGTTGTGCTCCACCGCGTGAGGTCGTGGTCCAACAATAGACATGTGACCCATGAGCACGTTAATCAGTTGCGGCAGTTCATCAAGGCTGAAACGACGAAGAAACTTTCCTACACGTGTAATACGCGGATCCTTTCGTGTTGCTTGTGATAATTCTGCGCTGGAACAAGCTTCCAAATTCATGGAACGGAATTTGTAAACCTCAAAAATCTGATTGTTATATCCATGGCGGCGCTGTTTAAATATGACGGGTCCCCTGCTGTCAAGCTTAATAGCAGCTGCGATAAAAGCGAAGAAAGGCAGTGATAAGGAGAGCAAAAGAGCCGAAATTATGAGGTCTTCAATTCGCTTTATTAGCCCAATTTGCTCATTTATGCGGCCGTTTGCGACTGTCAACACAGGAATGCCTGCAATTCTTTCCATGTTGATGGTGGAAAATTTCCAGATTACGTTATTTGGAGCTAAATCTACTCGCGCCGGGACAGTACGAAGTTTTTTTATTAAATAATCGATTCTGTCCGAAGCAACCCAAGGTAGAGCAACTACCACCCGATCAACAGGGTTTTGTCTAATGTAGGTCAGAAGACTGTCTATGGTCCCAAGAAGTTGATCCTGAATTGACGATGGGATGCGCTGATACTCACGATCATCAAAAATGCCCAGTATGTTTATTCCTAAGTTTGGCTCTTTAATGACCTCATTTATAATTTTCTCCGTATGTTCATTAGCGCCTACAATCACCACCGATTCAGTTAAATGGTTTTTTTGTAATGCTGCGCGTGCCATACTTATAACGGCCACGCGATTTGCTAATAACATCACAACTGTAAGAAGCATGCTCGTTAACAGCCAGATACGGGAGTATTCCCGCAATGTCCCGGAAAAAAATCCAAACATCAGAATAAAGAATAGAGCGCCAAAACCGCCAACAAAAAGCGTTCCTAACTGGGTACTTAATGAATAAATGGCTCGCGGCTTATATGCATTTGCCAAGTGAAGGGATACAGATGTAACTATGGCGCTAAGATATATAAATAAATGTGCAGATTGTAGTATTGGAGAGGATATGCCAAAACGGAAAAGATAGCCAGCAAATCCAGCGACGAGGAGGGCGACAACATCAGTTGTCCTTAAAACGTTCGAGAAAAATGATGGGCAATATTTTTTTGCTCGCGCTATCGATTGACGTTTTGAAAATATCGGTTCGTGTGAATGCACCGCCCTAGCGTTGCTAAGTGAAGTCAGTTTCAAAACAGATTCTGAAGGTAAAGATTCGCTCATTATTATTATAGCCTCCATTCAATGACTATTCAGAGAGCGCCAACATTTTATTCATACCAGTCGATGAATGGGTAGCGCCAAGACGTCATCGGCTAAAAGCAATTTTTGTTTAAAGATTTATAAAATGTAAGTGGTTTCCTACGTGGCGCTTCATCAATTCTTACACGCTTTCATCCTAAGCCGTCTGCCATCGCGAGACAATCGACCGGATGTACTTTTTTCATGGGACAAATGGCACACGCCTAAGCGTTTTATGTAGTCGTTTTGTACTATTGTTCAAAATTAAAATCAGCCATGCTCAGCGACGAGAAATCCAGCGATTACAGACAACTAATTGCATGGAAATCGCTTAAATAAAAATTCATTTCTATAGCTAAATGAATTTGCTTGAAGAATCTGTTAAGAAACGGCTTGCTAATAATAAGTAATAATGGCCCGTCGTCGCATTTGCTTTGTAAGCACCTAGCTAACTTACCTTGTGACAGTCGGGGCATATAGGAATGATCGTGTCCACCTATGTTAAGTGGAAACCTCATGACAGAAACGACCTCGACAGCGGTGCGTCGGCGCCGCCGTGGCGCAAGCTTGAAGGCGTAGATTCTTGCAGAATGCGAACGTCCAGGCGCATCGATTGCCGCCGTCGCCATGGCACATGGCGTCAATGCTAACTTGGTGCATAAGTGGCGTGCCCGGGCGGCCAAACGCCAGGACACCGCTATGACGGCGCCTGACTTGTCCTTAGTTCCCGTCGGCTTACAGGCTACCACCTTGACCTCTGAGGTTACGGAACTACGCATTAAATTGCGCCGCGGTCCGGTGACCGCCACGGTCAGCTGGCCGATGTCATCTGCTGACGAATGCGCAGCATGGCTGCGCGAGGTCCTGCGGTGATCCGCATTAATGCGATCTGGCTGGCCGGCGAACCGCTGGATATGCGGGCCGGCACGGACACTGTGCTGGCATGGGTCGTGAAGATGTTCGGCACCGCCCGCCCACACCATGCCTATCTGTTCGTCAATAAGAGCGGCACGCGAATGAAGGTCCTGGTGTATGACGGCTTGGGGATCTGGCTGGCCGCCCGCCGCCTCAACCGTGGCCGCTTCGTCTGGACCGAGGGGGCGCCAATTGCCACCGTAGCGCTCAACGCCAAGCAGTTGCAGGCACTGGTCACGGCCCTGCCATGGAAGACGCTTGCCACTGACCAAGCCATTGCAGTGGTCTAACGCCCGTACGTATACTGTTTCTGTTCCGATACGGCAGTTGTTCTGGCACACTGCCGCCCATGACTTCTGCACCCGATCTGTCCACCCTTGATGCCGACCAATTGCGCTAGCTCGCCAGCCGGCTGATGGAGGAGATGTGTGGCAAGCAGGCACTGATCGAAAAGCTCACGCACGAGATGGCCATCCTCAAGCGGCTCAAGTTCGCCGCTTCCAGCGAAGCCTATAGCGGCGAGCAGCAGCGAATGCTGTTTAAGACCCTCGACACCGACATCGAAGCCATGACCGCCGAGATCGAGCAACTCGCGCCGACCAAACCGGCCGAGGACGATGGTAAGAAGCAGCCCAAGCGCAATCACTTGCCGTTCTACCGGCAAAGCGGCATCTTTGGCCGTGCCGGACTGGCCATCCCGAACTCGACGCTGGCACAGTGGGTCGGCGTATGCGGTGTACAGCTACAGCCGCTGGTCGATGCACTCAGTCAGGAACTGCTGGCACAGCCCGTCTTGCATGCCGACGAGACACCAGTGGCGATGCTCAAGCCGGGCAATGGCAAGACGCATCGGGCCTACCTGTGGAGTTACTGCAGCACCAGCATGAGCGCCATGAAGGCAGTGGTGTTCGACTTCGCCGAATCGCGCGCTGGTCGCCATGCCGGCGACTTCCTTGGCGACTGGCGCGGCACGCTGGCTGTGATGACTATGTGGCGTACAAAGCGCTGTTCCGGCAAGGCATGATGGAAGCTGGCTGCATGGCGCACGCTCGCCGCAAGTTCCACGAGCTTTATGCGAACCACAAGAGCCAGATCGCCGAAGAAGCCCTGAAGCTGTTCGGGGTGCTGTACGACGTCGAACGCCAGGTGCAGGGGCCCGATATCAATGCCAGGCGAGCGACCAGACAGCAGTTCGGCAAGCCAGCGGCTGATACCTTGCATGCCTGGCTGCTGGCGCAACGACAGCGCGTACCGGACGGCAGTGCGGCAGCCAAGGCCATGGATTACATCCTGGGCCGTTGGGGTCCATTGACGCACTATCTGGACGATGATGCGGTACCGATCGATAACAACTGGGTAGAGAACCAGATCAGGCCAATGGCACTTGGCAAGAAGAATTGGCTGTTTGCCGGGAGTCAGAGGGCCGGGCAGCGTGCGGCTGCAGTGATGACTCTATTGCACTCGGCGCGCCTGAACGGCCATGACGTGCACGCTTACATGAAGGACGTCCTGGAGCGCTTGCCAACGCTACCGGCCAGCCGTATCAGCGACTTGCTCCCACATCGCTGGGCGCCTGCCTAGTTCGCGTCTACCTTAGAAGGTTCCGTCAAGACGGGATGGCCGGGTGCTTACTTTGCTTTCCGACTGAAAAGTTTTAGGCCGTAAAATCTTTGAAGTAGTTGTTGTGCATCTTCGCGTAAGCAAATAGCAGTAGTCTTACGCGGCCAATTCAGTTCGCCGAGTCGTAAAGTGAAGAGAGGAGACGTAAAGTTGGGATACGCTTAGACATCCTAATTAGAGTGTCGATAGCAGGACTTAAAACAAAGGCAGTTTAATTTCTATCTGAAAATCGGTACCGCCGCACCAAGTGATGTAATTGTCAGAAGCGCAACCCAAGTTTTCGGTGGATACTATATTCAAGGATTACCATTGCCATTTCCGTTGCCATTTTTTCCGTTGCCTATCCCATTATTGTTAGCATTTTGATTCGCATTGGGATTGGCGTTATCATTGCTATGATTACTGCTGTTGCCGTTGCCGCTACCAGGCCTGCAGGTTGAGCGAATGTCTGTTCCGGTAAGAAAAATTTGACTTACTCTTTCATTCAGGCCGCAAAGGCTTTCACCTGAAGCGGCGAGAGCGAGGGCAAATCCAACAGATAGTAAGGATATCAGAAGCGCATACTCGACGGCACCTGCTCCAAAGTCATTTTTCAAAATGCGCGGTAACGAAGACATTTTTTTAGTTGTTTTAAAAATAACTGTTTGATGATATCAAAAATAACATAAAACAATTGGCATATTTTTTTGCAACGGGTAGGTTTTGAGTGGAGCTGTCGATATGCCATCCATTCTAGCTGCCACCAGGCATTATAGAAAAAATCAAAAAAAGGCGTAGCCGCTGACTCTATAGTTCTCCCAATTTGCTGCACTTGATGTCTGTTCGATTAGAGAAAATTTTTTCAGTTTTCTATTCTAAAAATAGCCTGCACTCCATAAACGCGGCCAAAGCATTTTAATACCATGCAGCATATTTCGCTGAATACTCAATTCCCTATGCTTCTGTAAGTCCGCTACCTCTGGCCATAACCCCTGCACCAGCATGATAGACAAAGCAGTAAGTGAGAGCCCATAAAGACATTTTTCAAAGCGGGACCGTGGATATTGTGGAGTGTCGGAAGTCGGCCGTTGTAACTTTAGCCAACCCCATGCACAACCCCCATATAAGGCAATCCATAGCTGGCTGGCTGGCATGACAATCAATCCGGAAACCATACCATCCACTAGAATAGCAGTATAAGTTGCTATTAGAACGCTCAAGGTTGTGGACGACACTAAGTCATCTTGGGAAATATTCTTTTTTATATTTACTAATGTTTGCCACAGCCTTACCAACGTAAGGGATAGAAAAAGTGCGGCAGGAATGCCCCATTCAGAAGCAATTTGTAAAGGCCAATTATGTGGGTGGGAGGCGATGTGGAGATAGGCATCGTAATGCGCGTAGTGCAGTGGCCCAACACCAAGAAACGGGTGTGTGAGTATCATTTCCAACGCGGCACGCCATAATGCATATCGCCCTGTTGCGGGAGAAGCGATAGTTCGTTCGACTGTTTCAAATGGATTGCCAGCGGCCGGTATCCCCAGCATTTGTGGTACCAAAAAATAAAGAAGAAAATAAGCCAAAAGGCCGGCAAGGCAGCTAAAAACCATGGTGTGAATCCATAGTTTCGCATGTTTCCGGCAATGTAGATATGCGACTGCCATGCCAATAATGATGCCGGCAAATGCCCCGCGTCCCCCGGATGCAAAAAGCAACATCCACCAAAAGATCAAGACGGCCGACCAAAATAAAAACTCATAGCGATGCCACGCGCCGTCTAAGCGGTTGCCATCACGGTGTTCTCCGGATACAAAAAGCAAGCTGCGCGTTGTTAATAAGCCTAGAAGAGGCAAGCTCACGGTCTGCACATAATTGAAGAATCGGGGACTATCGAAGCTAATGAAAACAAAGGTCGCTCCGTGCATTGGAATTCCTTGAACCAGCGCTAAGACGTGCGCTTCCAGTGCAAGCAATACGTACAGGGCGCAGCCGCCACCGCATAAACGTAATATCAGTTCTAGAAGAGATTCACCAAAAGTACTAATTTCGTTTGCAATTAGACATGCCAAAACGATCAATAGACCAAACGATGCTAATTCATAAAGTGCATGGCGAACGGACCAAGCCGTAAAGCTCGACAAAAGACCCAGCGCAAAGAAAATCACAAGACATGGAAACGCCATGTTACTTGCTGCGATCGTATCAATTCTATCGATTATGATTCGCCACAGCAGAATGAAAGCTGCTATGACTAGGATAATTACTTGGCCTAACCGTTGATTATCGTGATGGTCAATGCCTTCTACTCCGGCACTGGACATAAACGAGAGCGCAACCGAGAGGGTCGTTGCTATGACCGCAAATCTGAACCTTTTGTTGGCGGCCAAGGTCGTGCCCCCGTTCTTTGTGCCGCATTGGGTTGGCTGCTTCGATCCTTGGCGTACCTGGGCAATATTCATCAAGTAATATTTTGATAATAGGTCGGAAAGAGTCTACGCCGTGATCGTTTGGGATAGCGAATTTTAACTTCGTTTATGCCCGGAAAGCCCATGGTGCCGCTTACCTTAAAGTGGAGTGAGGTGCGCGATTCCTCAAGAAAAGGTAAGTCATTTCATACAAAACAGGCATCGAACGAATTTAGCGCCGGCGCAGTTATGCCGCTGTTGATAATATGTGTCACGAAGGTTGAATTGTCTTGCTTTCGATTAGCCCCCGCCACCGATCATGGGTAGAACGTTGCGGATGATATGAATAATCGCCGGACCAAGAATCACCATCACCACAGATGGAAATATAAAAACGACCAATGGAAACAGCATTTTTGTCGGTATCTTTGCTGCTAACTCCTCTGCCCGGATTTGCCTTTTATGGCGTAAATCGTCTGAAAAAACTCTTAACGATTCACCGATGCTCGTACCGAACTTATCTGCCTGCGTCAACATAGTAGCAAACGTACTGATTTCTTCAACTCCTGTACGTGTTGCCAAGTTCCGTAATGCCTTCTCACGTGTTGACCCAGCACGGATTTCAAGATTAGTAAGATGAAGCTCTTCCGCCAGGGCGAGACTTTTAATCTTTATTTCCTCTGCTACCCGAGTCAAGCCGGAGTCTAGTCCTAACCCTGCTTCGACGCAGACCAGCATCAGGTCAGTCGCGTCTGGAAAATTTTCGAAGATTTCCCGTTGACGGTTCTTTAACTTTATAGACAGATACAGATTTGGAAGGTAACAGCCAATAAGTGCAGCAAGAGCAATTTCAAATAAAAATGTCGTTTGATCCGTTTGGTTGTTTAATCTGGCAAATAAATACATTAGAACAGCAAGGATCAATGGCAACAGAGTTTTTGCGCCAAAGAACACATAACCAGCGTCCGGGTGTCGTATACCAGCTTGGATGAATTTCACGCGCAACGGTGAGGATTCCCAGTCACCGGTAGGTGTCGACAGTCGCGCAAACGGCCCGATAATCCCAATCACCGTAGTTGACCATACGCTTTTCTCAGCAGGCTCGGCAAATTCCTGAAGCCTTTGCCTAGTTCTATTAGGAGCAAGCCAAAGATACACGCCGACTAAGCCTAACGTGATCGAAAAGAAAACAAGCAGAGGGATAATGAGCATGTTATGTTTCCTTTTTTTACACGCGGATCTTTATAATTTTTATCAAAACCAAAATCCCAATTCCCATCAGCGACAGTAGGGCTTTAATGAAAGTTGCGCCAAGAGGATCGTTCCATAACGGCGCCATGAAGTCCGGATTCATTAAACTCATCAGGCCTGCCAATGCAAATGGCATGATGGCTAATATCCATGCTGACAATCTTCCTTCCGAAGAGAGCACCCTGACCCTGCCCAATAGTTTCAACCTTTCTCTAATGAGCCGGCTTAGATTGGAGAGCACTTCAGTCAGGTTGCCGCCGGATTCCCGCTGTATTAGCACCGCGACGATGAAATACCTCAGGTCTGTGATAGGCACACGATTACCAAGGTTCATCAATGCCTGCTGTAAGGACACGCCGAAGTTCACCTCTTCATGCACGATGCGAAACTCTCCCGCAATCGGCTCCGCCATTTCCTCACCTAGCATTTGGAGGCCAGATGAGAATGCGTGGCCAGAGCGTAACGCCCTCACCAGAAGGTCCAGCGCATCAGGTAATTGGTTCTCGATTTTACGTAACCGCAGGGCGCGCTTTCGCTTGACGTAGAACCAAGGCAGCGTGGCCGCTAGTATGCTGGTCATGCCCGCCCATAGCGCTGTTTGATGCACGAGAATATTTATTATCATGTAGCTGCAGAAGCCGACCGCAATGGATGACAAGAGCAGTTTTGAAACGGTCCATTTTAGGCCCGCTTGGTGAATAAGGCCTTGCAGATCATGAGATATTGGAAATTTTAGAAGCAAGCGTTCAATGCTAGGGACATCACTGAACTTCTGATCCTTGAGAAGCTTGTTGTCTCTTTCACTCCCAGAGGAAGCTGAGAGTGCATCCAGGCGCTGTTGTATCTTTCTGGCCTCCGGGCCTCTATAAGATTTCCACACCAGGTACAAGCCTTCAAGTGCCAGCAGGACCGCGATGAAGACCAATACTGAAAGAATGAGAAAAGCGTTGCTGCCATCGGGCTTGAGCATTTTTCTCTCCTCTTTACGAGTAACGTTTGCTGGGGTCAAACATCGAGTCGGGCAAAGTAACCCCAAATGCTTGCAGCCTGTCTGCAAACTTAGGCCTTACACCGGTTGCGTGAAAATAGCCGACGATGTTGCCATTGTTGTCTACTCCTGTTTGCCGGTAGGCAAAAATTTCTTGCATTGTGATGACATCGCCTTCCATCCCAGTAATTTCCTGGATGCTGGTGATCTTGCGCTTGCCATCGATCAGGCGCAGTCCTTGAATGACGACAGTAATAGCGGACGCGATTTGCTGTCGCATTGCTTTGTTGGGCAAATTCAGGTTTGCCATGCCTATCATGTTTTCCAACCGCGACACCGCGTCACGCGGCGTATTCGCATGGATAGTTGTTAGTGATCCCTCGTGTCCGGTATTCATCGCCTGCAGCATGTCAACCGCTTCCGCGCCGCGCACTTCGCCGATTACAATCCGGTCGGGCCGCATCCGCAGGGCATTGCGGACCAGCGCTCGTGCAGTAACCTCTCCTTTGCCTTCGATATTGGCTGGGCGGGTTTCCAACCTTACTACGTGAGGCTGCTGCATCTGCAGTTCAGCCGCGTCTTCGATAGTGACGACACGCTCTGACGCAGGGATATAGCCGGATAGGATATTAAGCAGCGTAGTTTTGCCAGCGCCAGTGCCACCGGAAATAATCATGTTTACTTTGGCGCGGGCTAAGCCTTCTAGTAAAACCCCCATTTCCGGCGTAAGTGATTTCAAGTCATGGATCAAGTTTTCCATTCTCAGCGGGATATGCGCAAACCGTCGAATTGACATCATCGGTCCATCCAGAGCAATAGGAGGAATGACAGCATTTACACGCGAGCCATCCGGCAATCTGGCATCCACCATCGGGCTTGATTCGTCGATACGCCGTCCCACCAGCGAAACGATCTTGTCAAGAATCCGCAGCAAATGCTGATCGTCAGTAAAGCTGACATTTGTCAGCTCAAGCTTTCCTTTGCGCTCAACATAGATCTTGTTGTACGAATTAACTAGGATATCTGAGACGGTTGGATCCGCCATTAGGAGTTCTAATGGGCCAAATCCGAGCATTTCATGCTGAATGTCGCGTATGAGCATACGTCGTTCGATATCATTAACCGCCGCTTGCTCTTCGAGTAACAAACGTTCAACCATTGTGCCGATTTCCTGCCGCAACTTTTCCGGCGCCAAGCTTTCTAGGACAGTTAAGTCGAATTTGTCAAGCAATTTTAGATGAATATCCGCTTTGATTTGCTTATAAGATTCACTCGGTCCTTGGCTTTGCTCGTGGGCCACAGGCATAGATTGAACCGCGTTCAGTTTTTCCCGAAATGACATGCCAACACCCTTTATCCGCTGAATCGTTTTTTAATAAATAAATAGTCTGTCATGTGCGCCGGAAAAGACGCCCAAACACACTGCGGCTTTCTTCCTGTTTCGGGCTTAAGGACAATGCGAGTTCCGCCAGCTGCCTTGACACCATATTCGACCGCGCAAGTTGCAGAATAGGATTGCCGTGGTTGATAGACATACTTACTTCTTTGAAGGAGTTTGGCATCGTGTGCAGGACGTAAGGGCCGAGTGTGCGCCGCATATCGTCCAAGCCAATCTCTCCCTTTTTTTCAAAGCGATTGGCGATTAACTCGATTTTTTCAGCCGGATAACCGAGCGCATTAAACACCTTGAGCAATTTACGGGCGTTTCTGAGGTGCGGCAAACCAGCTTGTAGAACCGGAAAGATGCGTTCTGCACGGTCTAGTGCCTTGATGGAGACAGGATCGATAATTCGAGGCACGTCAACCAACACATAATCGTATTGAGTCACTGCCAGCTTCAGGATAGCCTCAACATGCTCGGGTTTGATTTCCATTGCCGTCGCCGGGTCTTCAGGGGCTGCTAGAATGCTTAAATTGGGAGCTGCTTTGACTGCGCTTGCTGCCAAGAAGGAAGCATCTAGGCGACTGATGTCATGAGCAAGGTCTGCGATAGTCACTGCTGGCGCACGGTCATGCACAAACGAGAGTGCGTCGCCGAATTGAAGGTTTAAATCAACTAGCAATACTGTCTTCGACTCTGCCAGTTGATAGCCAAAATTTGAGGCCAGGAAAGTTGCGCCGCTACCGCCTTTGCAAGGCATGAACGCCAATATCTTTCCTGATGTGTTGTTTCGTACTTTCGCTCGCTTTGAAAATATGCGGTTTACTGCCCCTTCCAATGCTTCTGCGCTTGCCGGTGAGGGAAGCACTTCGCGCACTCCGGCTCGCATTGAGCTAATCAAAAATTCGGGGGTGTTGATAGCGCAAAGGAGGACTACTGCAATGCTTGGATGCTGCGTGGTCAGATGCTCTATCTGATCCAGTTCCGCTGGGTCACAGCACATGCCTTCTACAATCATCAGGTCAGGCATCTCCTGTTCGGCAACAGTTCGCATTTTCGTCTTGCCGCCTTCAACCGTTACGACCGTATGAGACATAGCCTCCAACACCGTGCGGAGTTGTTGCAAATGGTCTTTGTTCGGTGAGATAGCTGCGATTTTCATATTCAATTTTCTGGAAGTTAAGAGCAAACCGCGGCGCTGTTGGGATCTTGGCCCATGACTTCTCTAGGAAGATAGGTTGAGAAAGCTGGCATCGGCATGGCCGCACGTAGACTGAATCCAATAGGGGAAATCCACTGATAGTCCAAGTTTTGAATTTGAACCTTAACTCCTGCACAGTTCGTAGAGTTACAGGTTGTGCTAATGGCACCTGCCCCGTCGTACCAGTCGATTTTGACGTTAGCTGCAGTTAATTGAGGCAAATAATTCTTCATGTTTTTCAGTGCGATCTCTGATCCCCTGTCGCATACAACGGATGCCCTCGCTCCCCAGCGTGTCGCCTCGTTTGCTGCATTCCAAGTCCAGAGCATGCGTGCGAAATCAATAATGCCGAGGAAAACGGTCAGGAACGTCATAAGGACCAGCGCAAATTCAACTATAGTGGCACCGACCTGATTTTTCATGATGGACTCCGCATCGTTGCGCTTATATCTGAAAAATTTACATTGCCAAAATTGACCCCAAAAACACTACTTAGTAGTGGGACGAATTTGTAGCACGGCGGTGCCGAGTTGCCACAGCCCGCAATTTTGATCGTGACGGTATTAATGACCGGACTTGTGCCGGCCGTCTGCCATGTAGGATCTTTTACTTGATTTGTACTCAAACCGAAAGCCAATGGGGAGCCAGTATTGGAAAGGCTGCCATAAACAACTAGGTTTTTTGCTTTGTCAGTATTGATTCCAGGATATTGGACTGAGAGATACCGCACAGCATCTCTTACTGATTTGGTCAAGGTGTTGTATTGGTAAAGGGCGCGGCCAAGCTCTGTGGTAATTAATGTCAGCACCAATAGCAATGGTAAAACCAATGCAAACTCTATCAACGCGACACCGTCTTGCTTCTTTCTCATGAGTGCCCCTTTTACTGAACAAGCGTAGGTACCAGTGACCCGCCTGTGCCGCCTGCGAGACCTGAAGTGCTGCATGGGCTATTCAGGGCCGATGCATTACCTATATATTCCAAATAGACTGTGACATTCGGTCCGTCAATTGGATGCAGCAGCAGAATACAGGCAAAGGCAATGATTTTTCCGCTGCTGACTACGGGGGCCAAGGCCAAACGTCTATTTTGCCCATGGGTTGCAAGGGAATTTGTTCCCGCTGCATAAGTGCCCATTTCGCTGTCCCTATAACTTCCTTTCATATTCAATCCGGTAAGAGAATCACCTTCGTTCACACTGTCAACTGTGTCGCCATAAGATCGGTTGGATGCCCGTTTCGCCAGAAAATCGGACGAGGCATTTGCCTTGGTTGGCC
Coding sequences within:
- a CDS encoding undecaprenyl-phosphate glucose phosphotransferase; the protein is MSESLPSESVLKLTSLSNARAVHSHEPIFSKRQSIARAKKYCPSFFSNVLRTTDVVALLVAGFAGYLFRFGISSPILQSAHLFIYLSAIVTSVSLHLANAYKPRAIYSLSTQLGTLFVGGFGALFFILMFGFFSGTLREYSRIWLLTSMLLTVVMLLANRVAVISMARAALQKNHLTESVVIVGANEHTEKIINEVIKEPNLGINILGIFDDREYQRIPSSIQDQLLGTIDSLLTYIRQNPVDRVVVALPWVASDRIDYLIKKLRTVPARVDLAPNNVIWKFSTINMERIAGIPVLTVANGRINEQIGLIKRIEDLIISALLLSLSLPFFAFIAAAIKLDSRGPVIFKQRRHGYNNQIFEVYKFRSMNLEACSSAELSQATRKDPRITRVGKFLRRFSLDELPQLINVLMGHMSIVGPRPHAVEHNVEYGSIICEYFARHNVKPGITGWAQVNGLRGEINCPDKMRRRVDSDIHYIENWSILLDLKIILMTAITVWFQNTAY
- a CDS encoding transposase — protein: MLAECERPGASIAAVAMAHGVNANLVHKWRARAAKRQDTAMTAPDLSLVPVGLQATTLTSEVTELRIKLRRGPVTATVSWPMSSADECAAWLREVLR
- the tnpB gene encoding IS66 family insertion sequence element accessory protein TnpB (TnpB, as the term is used for proteins encoded by IS66 family insertion elements, is considered an accessory protein, since TnpC, encoded by a neighboring gene, is a DDE family transposase.); the protein is MAARGPAVIRINAIWLAGEPLDMRAGTDTVLAWVVKMFGTARPHHAYLFVNKSGTRMKVLVYDGLGIWLAARRLNRGRFVWTEGAPIATVALNAKQLQALVTALPWKTLATDQAIAVV
- a CDS encoding O-antigen ligase family protein, producing the protein MNIAQVRQGSKQPTQCGTKNGGTTLAANKRFRFAVIATTLSVALSFMSSAGVEGIDHHDNQRLGQVIILVIAAFILLWRIIIDRIDTIAASNMAFPCLVIFFALGLLSSFTAWSVRHALYELASFGLLIVLACLIANEISTFGESLLELILRLCGGGCALYVLLALEAHVLALVQGIPMHGATFVFISFDSPRFFNYVQTVSLPLLGLLTTRSLLFVSGEHRDGNRLDGAWHRYEFLFWSAVLIFWWMLLFASGGRGAFAGIIIGMAVAYLHCRKHAKLWIHTMVFSCLAGLLAYFLLYFLVPQMLGIPAAGNPFETVERTIASPATGRYALWRAALEMILTHPFLGVGPLHYAHYDAYLHIASHPHNWPLQIASEWGIPAALFLSLTLVRLWQTLVNIKKNISQDDLVSSTTLSVLIATYTAILVDGMVSGLIVMPASQLWIALYGGCAWGWLKLQRPTSDTPQYPRSRFEKCLYGLSLTALSIMLVQGLWPEVADLQKHRELSIQRNMLHGIKMLWPRLWSAGYF
- a CDS encoding type II secretion system F family protein; the protein is MLIIPLLVFFSITLGLVGVYLWLAPNRTRQRLQEFAEPAEKSVWSTTVIGIIGPFARLSTPTGDWESSPLRVKFIQAGIRHPDAGYVFFGAKTLLPLILAVLMYLFARLNNQTDQTTFLFEIALAALIGCYLPNLYLSIKLKNRQREIFENFPDATDLMLVCVEAGLGLDSGLTRVAEEIKIKSLALAEELHLTNLEIRAGSTREKALRNLATRTGVEEISTFATMLTQADKFGTSIGESLRVFSDDLRHKRQIRAEELAAKIPTKMLFPLVVFIFPSVVMVILGPAIIHIIRNVLPMIGGGG
- a CDS encoding type II secretion system F family protein: MLKPDGSNAFLILSVLVFIAVLLALEGLYLVWKSYRGPEARKIQQRLDALSASSGSERDNKLLKDQKFSDVPSIERLLLKFPISHDLQGLIHQAGLKWTVSKLLLSSIAVGFCSYMIINILVHQTALWAGMTSILAATLPWFYVKRKRALRLRKIENQLPDALDLLVRALRSGHAFSSGLQMLGEEMAEPIAGEFRIVHEEVNFGVSLQQALMNLGNRVPITDLRYFIVAVLIQRESGGNLTEVLSNLSRLIRERLKLLGRVRVLSSEGRLSAWILAIMPFALAGLMSLMNPDFMAPLWNDPLGATFIKALLSLMGIGILVLIKIIKIRV
- a CDS encoding CpaF family protein, whose translation is MSFREKLNAVQSMPVAHEQSQGPSESYKQIKADIHLKLLDKFDLTVLESLAPEKLRQEIGTMVERLLLEEQAAVNDIERRMLIRDIQHEMLGFGPLELLMADPTVSDILVNSYNKIYVERKGKLELTNVSFTDDQHLLRILDKIVSLVGRRIDESSPMVDARLPDGSRVNAVIPPIALDGPMMSIRRFAHIPLRMENLIHDLKSLTPEMGVLLEGLARAKVNMIISGGTGAGKTTLLNILSGYIPASERVVTIEDAAELQMQQPHVVRLETRPANIEGKGEVTARALVRNALRMRPDRIVIGEVRGAEAVDMLQAMNTGHEGSLTTIHANTPRDAVSRLENMIGMANLNLPNKAMRQQIASAITVVIQGLRLIDGKRKITSIQEITGMEGDVITMQEIFAYRQTGVDNNGNIVGYFHATGVRPKFADRLQAFGVTLPDSMFDPSKRYS
- a CDS encoding AAA family ATPase — translated: MKIAAISPNKDHLQQLRTVLEAMSHTVVTVEGGKTKMRTVAEQEMPDLMIVEGMCCDPAELDQIEHLTTQHPSIAVVLLCAINTPEFLISSMRAGVREVLPSPASAEALEGAVNRIFSKRAKVRNNTSGKILAFMPCKGGSGATFLASNFGYQLAESKTVLLVDLNLQFGDALSFVHDRAPAVTIADLAHDISRLDASFLAASAVKAAPNLSILAAPEDPATAMEIKPEHVEAILKLAVTQYDYVLVDVPRIIDPVSIKALDRAERIFPVLQAGLPHLRNARKLLKVFNALGYPAEKIELIANRFEKKGEIGLDDMRRTLGPYVLHTMPNSFKEVSMSINHGNPILQLARSNMVSRQLAELALSLSPKQEESRSVFGRLFRRT